Proteins from a genomic interval of Rosa chinensis cultivar Old Blush chromosome 2, RchiOBHm-V2, whole genome shotgun sequence:
- the LOC112188636 gene encoding uncharacterized protein LOC112188636, whose product MNAKNTPTETTGESRFLGTISASSIRNLHPRSISTKHGKSFFSPKIAAPIAPKLLGLESVSPSSLKDKVYRIFCREKRKLAGRKVHGDTHILDIAVDLPSVTEIFGSKYSTTLLCTRLRCQINRPASDHFIYSLLVLLAWSTWVYSSVDWVCWD is encoded by the exons ATGAACGCGAAGAACACCCCCACAGAGACCACCGGCGAGTCTCGATTCTTGGGAACCATCTCCGCCTCATCGATTCGAAACCTCCACCCCAGATCCATCTCAACCAAGCACGGAAAATCCTTCTTCAGCCCCAAAATTGCCGCACCAATTGCCCCAAAATTGCTCGGCCTCGAAAGCGTTTCGCCGAGCTCGTTGAAGGACAAGGTTTATAGGATCTTCTGCAGGGAAAAGCGTAAGCTCGCCGGTAGAAAGG TACATGGTGACACGCATATTCTAGACATTGCTGTGGATTTGCCTTCTGTGACTGAAATTTTCGGGTCAAAATATTCAACTACTCTTCTCTGCACTCGATTAAGATGTCAG ATCAACAGACCGGCCTCCGATCACTTTATCTATTCTCTGTTGGTTCTTCTTGCTTGGTCTACTTGG GTGTATAGCTCAGTTGATTGGGTATGCTGGGATTAA